The following are encoded in a window of Pseudomonadota bacterium genomic DNA:
- a CDS encoding 3-keto-5-aminohexanoate cleavage protein, with translation MARKVIITCAVTGSADTVGKNPAVPVTPQQIADSAIEAAKAGAAIVHVHVRDPETGQASMAPELYEATAGRIRESNTDVVLNLTTGYGGRISLGLDNPLEFGPGTTMTSPARRIEHVLALKPEICSLDVATMNSGGIRDESVMINSPPHLRYMAQAMRENGVVPELEVFDVGHVRLARHMLEADQIARPGFFQLCLGIQWGAPATPAALNYLLTLLPEGAHWAAFGISRDQLPLAGLSILSGGHVRTGLEDNLYLRQGELAPSNAALVEQAVTLIEMFGCEAATPAEARDILNLRKP, from the coding sequence ATGGCGCGAAAAGTCATCATCACCTGCGCGGTCACCGGCTCTGCCGATACCGTCGGCAAGAACCCAGCCGTACCGGTCACACCGCAGCAGATCGCCGATTCGGCGATAGAGGCGGCGAAGGCGGGGGCTGCGATCGTGCATGTCCATGTGCGCGACCCCGAAACCGGCCAGGCCAGTATGGCGCCTGAGCTTTACGAGGCAACGGCGGGCCGCATCCGGGAGAGCAACACCGACGTGGTGCTGAATCTGACCACCGGTTATGGCGGTCGCATCAGCCTCGGGCTCGATAATCCACTCGAATTCGGGCCCGGCACGACCATGACTTCGCCGGCGCGGCGGATCGAGCATGTCTTGGCGCTCAAGCCGGAAATTTGCAGCCTGGATGTCGCGACCATGAATTCCGGCGGCATCCGCGACGAGAGCGTGATGATCAACTCGCCGCCGCATCTGCGCTACATGGCCCAGGCGATGCGCGAGAACGGCGTGGTACCGGAGCTCGAAGTGTTCGATGTCGGACATGTGCGCCTCGCCCGGCATATGCTCGAAGCTGACCAGATTGCGCGCCCCGGCTTCTTCCAGCTTTGCCTCGGAATCCAATGGGGCGCGCCTGCGACGCCTGCCGCGCTTAACTATCTGTTGACCCTGTTGCCCGAGGGCGCGCATTGGGCGGCGTTTGGCATTTCGCGCGATCAATTGCCGCTGGCTGGCCTTTCCATTCTGAGCGGCGGCCATGTGCGCACGGGGCTTGAGGACAATCTCTATCTGCGCCAGGGCGAACTTGCGCCGTCTAACGCGGCGTTGGTCGAGCAGGCTGTCACGTTGATCGAGATGTTCGGCTGCGAAGCCGCAACGCCGGCCGAGGCGCGGGATATTCTCAACCTCCGCAAGCCCTGA
- a CDS encoding hydantoinase B/oxoprolinase family protein: MAGNPQIESEGYTLEPMMLAVLSRRFEAICREMTNGILKASRSAVIKNARDFSVGILTHDHRLISVEDGLPIHITALDLTTRAIDRLFDDIGEGDAFLNNCPYYGATHHADLDVIVPVYFEGRIMFWALVRCHHADMGAPLPTTYLPHAATIYEEGLHFPGVRVEEGYKSKADILRIGLTKIRASKIWLGDYRAQLGACRIGEQRLKELVERHGSTMIEDFIEDWITYGERRTKAAIASLPAGTWSYATKHDPVPGVAEDGIPVRVTVTVDPEAGEVTVDARDNIDCVPGGLNLSEATATASCRIGVFVNLDPSIPHNEGSARCINVLLRDGCVVGRPAYPVGTSVATTNVNDRLINAVACCFAQMGSPHGIAEGGGMMASGLAVISGDDPLRGGRAYVNQLFVGYSGGPGIHGHDGWLTYNDADTCGMLMLDSVEVDEGMYPILIEERGVAPDTMGHGRWDGAPAMTGIYGPLAAEMTAIYCSDGDVAAARGVLGGHDGAPSCNWKRDGAGGWTEMPSFHTEICQPGEALRFLAGGGGGYGNPKERAPERVVETVNRGWLSAERAEATYAVKLRISEDGLDYVLDDTATAQLRTSNGD; this comes from the coding sequence ATGGCTGGCAACCCCCAGATTGAGAGTGAGGGCTATACCCTAGAGCCGATGATGCTCGCCGTGCTATCGCGGCGCTTCGAGGCGATCTGCCGCGAGATGACCAACGGCATTTTGAAGGCCAGCCGTTCTGCCGTGATCAAAAACGCGCGCGATTTCTCGGTCGGCATCCTGACCCACGATCATCGATTGATCAGCGTTGAGGACGGCCTGCCGATCCACATCACCGCCCTCGACCTCACCACGCGCGCGATCGATCGCCTGTTCGACGATATTGGAGAGGGTGACGCTTTTCTTAACAACTGCCCCTATTACGGCGCGACGCATCACGCCGATCTCGATGTCATCGTGCCGGTGTATTTCGAGGGGCGTATCATGTTCTGGGCGCTCGTGCGTTGCCATCATGCCGACATGGGCGCGCCGCTGCCGACGACCTATTTGCCGCATGCTGCGACGATTTATGAGGAAGGTCTGCATTTCCCCGGCGTGCGCGTGGAGGAGGGCTACAAATCCAAGGCCGATATCCTGCGTATCGGATTGACTAAGATTCGCGCGAGCAAGATCTGGCTGGGCGATTATCGGGCGCAGCTTGGCGCCTGCCGCATCGGCGAGCAGCGCTTGAAGGAGCTGGTCGAGCGCCACGGTAGTACGATGATCGAGGACTTTATCGAAGACTGGATAACCTATGGCGAGCGCCGCACCAAAGCCGCCATCGCCAGTTTGCCGGCGGGCACCTGGTCATACGCGACAAAGCATGATCCGGTGCCGGGTGTGGCGGAAGACGGCATTCCGGTGCGCGTCACGGTTACGGTCGACCCTGAAGCCGGCGAGGTCACGGTCGATGCCCGCGACAATATCGATTGTGTGCCGGGCGGGCTCAACCTGTCCGAGGCAACGGCCACCGCGTCCTGCCGCATCGGCGTGTTCGTCAATCTCGACCCTTCGATCCCGCACAACGAAGGCAGCGCCCGCTGTATCAACGTGCTATTGCGCGACGGCTGCGTCGTCGGCCGCCCGGCCTATCCCGTCGGCACCTCGGTCGCGACGACCAACGTCAACGACCGCTTGATCAACGCGGTGGCGTGCTGCTTCGCTCAGATGGGCAGCCCGCACGGCATTGCCGAAGGCGGCGGCATGATGGCGAGCGGGCTGGCGGTGATTTCCGGCGACGATCCGTTGCGCGGCGGGCGCGCCTATGTGAACCAGCTTTTCGTTGGCTATTCGGGCGGGCCCGGCATCCACGGCCATGACGGCTGGCTCACCTATAACGACGCCGACACCTGCGGCATGCTGATGCTTGATTCGGTCGAGGTCGACGAAGGCATGTATCCGATTTTGATCGAGGAGCGCGGGGTGGCGCCCGACACCATGGGGCATGGCCGCTGGGACGGGGCGCCGGCGATGACCGGTATCTACGGGCCGCTCGCCGCTGAAATGACAGCGATCTATTGCAGCGACGGCGATGTGGCGGCGGCACGCGGCGTGCTCGGCGGTCATGACGGCGCGCCTTCGTGCAACTGGAAGCGCGACGGTGCGGGCGGCTGGACAGAGATGCCGAGCTTCCATACCGAAATCTGCCAGCCGGGCGAGGCGCTGCGTTTCCTGGCAGGTGGCGGTGGCGGTTACGGCAACCCAAAGGAGCGCGCGCCCGAACGCGTGGTCGAGACGGTCAATCGCGGCTGGCTCTCAGCCGAGCGCGCCGAGGCGACCTACGCGGTCAAGCTCCGAATATCTGAGGACGGCCTCGATTACGTACTCGATGACACCGCGACGGCTCAACTGCGCACCAGCAACGGCGACTGA
- a CDS encoding hydantoinase B/oxoprolinase family protein, which yields MTLAVIQSGLEQVASEMDLVHQRTSFSPVISEAYDRSNGIYDAVTGDIIAQGELGLPIFLGVMQSTTQAVIAERKDLEPGDIILINDPYKGGTHLMDVKMVRPFYYKGRHWAYLSNTGHWPDTGGMVPGGFSSEATEIQQEGLRLPPVKLYRRGVIDQDILQIVLANIRVPDERVGDIRAQVGALSVGEKRLTALLDKYGEATVSAAIEALKDRSEQRMRAHIETIPDGAYVFSSYMDSDGVDDAPLEVRVNTTVKGSDIHVDFSGSSPPCRGPVNSVWATTLASVYCAVKHIFPDVPINAGCFRPIAVTPPHDTFLYATYPRPVSGCAAETAQRIMEAVFGALGQAIPERMFAAPAGTSGNFSLGGEDPDEGRRYVMYIFSGGGYGGWWETDGLTNGCSSVGISKTQPAEILEQHYPILFEEYALREGSGGAGRHRGGFGVNYRVRLLRGEAKASFMMDHGRIGPPGLGGGLAGAVNEIEITRGGNTERPPHLSKGEGYALRPGDVVQVRTPGGGGYGDPHARQRSRVVEDLRRNYLSAEDAVRDYAFDLTADEAAE from the coding sequence GTGACCCTCGCGGTTATTCAAAGCGGTCTCGAACAAGTTGCGAGCGAGATGGACCTGGTTCACCAGCGCACCTCGTTCTCGCCGGTGATCTCCGAGGCCTACGACCGATCGAACGGGATTTACGACGCCGTAACCGGCGACATCATTGCCCAGGGCGAACTTGGGCTGCCGATCTTCCTTGGCGTCATGCAATCGACGACACAAGCCGTGATCGCCGAGCGCAAGGATTTGGAGCCCGGTGACATCATCCTGATCAACGATCCGTATAAGGGCGGCACGCATCTGATGGACGTCAAGATGGTGCGCCCTTTCTACTATAAAGGCAGGCACTGGGCGTATCTCTCCAACACGGGGCATTGGCCCGACACTGGCGGCATGGTGCCGGGCGGCTTCTCCTCCGAGGCCACTGAGATCCAGCAGGAAGGCCTGCGTCTGCCCCCGGTAAAACTTTATCGGCGCGGCGTGATCGACCAGGACATCTTGCAAATCGTGCTGGCAAACATCCGCGTGCCAGACGAACGTGTCGGCGACATCCGCGCCCAGGTGGGCGCTCTTTCGGTCGGCGAAAAACGGCTTACGGCACTGCTCGACAAATACGGCGAAGCTACAGTCAGCGCAGCCATCGAGGCGCTCAAGGACCGCTCCGAACAGCGCATGCGCGCGCATATCGAGACCATCCCCGACGGCGCATATGTTTTTTCCAGTTATATGGACAGCGACGGTGTCGATGACGCGCCGCTTGAAGTGCGCGTCAACACGACCGTCAAAGGCAGCGACATCCACGTCGATTTCTCGGGCTCCAGCCCGCCTTGCCGCGGGCCTGTCAACTCGGTTTGGGCGACCACGCTGGCCTCGGTCTATTGCGCGGTTAAGCACATCTTCCCCGACGTGCCGATCAACGCCGGCTGCTTCCGGCCGATCGCCGTCACCCCACCGCATGACACGTTTCTCTATGCGACCTATCCGCGCCCGGTTTCGGGCTGCGCCGCCGAGACCGCACAGCGCATCATGGAAGCCGTGTTCGGCGCCTTGGGCCAGGCAATCCCGGAACGCATGTTCGCCGCACCCGCCGGTACCAGCGGCAATTTCAGCTTGGGCGGCGAAGACCCCGACGAAGGGCGCCGCTACGTCATGTACATCTTCTCGGGCGGCGGCTACGGCGGCTGGTGGGAGACCGACGGCCTGACCAACGGCTGCTCCTCTGTCGGCATCTCCAAAACCCAGCCGGCCGAGATATTGGAGCAGCATTACCCGATCCTGTTCGAGGAATATGCGCTCCGCGAAGGCTCGGGCGGCGCCGGGCGGCATCGCGGCGGCTTCGGCGTCAACTACCGGGTCCGCCTGTTGCGGGGCGAGGCGAAAGCCTCGTTTATGATGGATCATGGGCGCATCGGTCCGCCCGGCTTGGGTGGCGGCCTGGCGGGTGCGGTGAACGAAATAGAGATCACGCGCGGCGGTAATACCGAGCGGCCACCGCATCTCTCCAAGGGTGAGGGCTATGCGCTTCGTCCCGGCGACGTGGTGCAGGTACGCACACCGGGCGGCGGCGGTTACGGCGATCCGCACGCCAGGCAACGTTCGAGGGTGGTTGAGGATCTTCGCCGGAATTACCTTAGCGCCGAGGATGCGGTGCGCGACTACGCCTTCGATCTCACTGCAGACGAAGCCGCCGAGTAA
- a CDS encoding glucose 1-dehydrogenase, with protein MLKDRVGLVTGGASGIGRATVLAMAAAGAKVLVADIDEAGGEAVAREVTEAGGVAEFLRADVSNAADVNAMVARALSAFGRLDAAVNNAGLEGPEAPVQGQDMAQVQRVFDIMINGVYLAMQAEIPAMLAGGGGAIVNMSSIWGLFGYADWSPYITAKHAVSGMTKAVALEVAAQGIRINAVAPGPIHTPLLLRLWDNDLSGSAARVPMRRIGQPEEVANAVVWLLSDQSSFITGHILPIDGGMLAEKG; from the coding sequence ATGTTGAAGGATCGCGTGGGACTGGTGACGGGTGGTGCGTCCGGAATTGGGCGGGCGACGGTACTGGCCATGGCTGCGGCGGGGGCCAAGGTTCTCGTCGCCGATATCGATGAAGCGGGCGGTGAAGCGGTGGCGCGCGAAGTAACGGAGGCCGGTGGCGTCGCCGAGTTTCTGCGCGCCGATGTGTCTAACGCGGCAGATGTGAACGCCATGGTGGCGCGCGCATTGAGCGCCTTTGGCAGGCTCGATGCCGCCGTCAACAATGCCGGCCTCGAGGGCCCTGAGGCGCCGGTACAGGGACAGGACATGGCGCAGGTGCAGCGCGTGTTCGATATCATGATTAACGGCGTCTATCTCGCCATGCAGGCTGAGATACCGGCCATGCTGGCTGGCGGCGGTGGCGCCATCGTCAATATGAGTTCGATTTGGGGCTTGTTCGGCTACGCCGATTGGTCGCCCTATATCACCGCAAAGCACGCGGTTTCCGGCATGACCAAAGCGGTGGCGCTTGAAGTCGCGGCCCAAGGCATCCGCATCAATGCGGTTGCCCCCGGACCGATCCACACGCCGCTCCTGCTGCGCCTGTGGGATAACGATCTCTCTGGGTCGGCGGCACGCGTGCCGATGCGCCGCATCGGCCAGCCCGAGGAGGTTGCCAATGCGGTCGTCTGGTTGCTTTCAGATCAATCCAGTTTCATCACCGGCCATATCCTGCCGATCGATGGCGGCATGCTGGCCGAGAAGGGCTGA
- a CDS encoding cation:proton antiporter, translated as MDIPETHLDELLFALVIILGASAGAMAIAKRFRLSPVIGLFATGFVVGPSVLGITQNVSQLREIAEFGVVLLLFVVGLEMAPRKLWAMRTRVFGLGSLQVAVSGALLFGFLVATALPWNVALVVGLALALSSTAFVAQILSERAELNTETGRTSISILILQDMAVVPLLAMVPLISEGAPQIAGEPIWLRALMIIGVIAIVLLIGRFVLPVLLTWTAKRRFMDVFAVLSMLAMLASAWAMEFTGLSMALGAFLIGVTLSVSDYRHQVEAAVLPYKGLLLGLFFLSVGMSIDIAVIKQEWVRVIFSVLAVIGIKIAVLIVLCAAFRVSRRATIRTAFLLSQSGEFGFVLLGSALASGLVGEDQFAFALVVISVSMAATPVFVKLGNALADLLERAGRTSAHSTAADWGEEKYVVVTGIGRVGRIVCDMLKASDIPYIAFDVDIEKVVRERKLGHHVRFGDVSDPHVLTSGELARAAAAVVTLNDKRACEKVVSALRNFYPEMPVHVRVYNFEDRDAMLERGVVSAIPETVEASLELGADLLQHLGISDSEVQDLLGILRADGYARIRSGEERGG; from the coding sequence ATGGATATTCCAGAGACCCATCTTGACGAACTGCTCTTTGCCCTAGTGATCATCCTGGGGGCCAGCGCGGGCGCCATGGCTATCGCGAAGCGCTTCCGCTTAAGCCCTGTGATTGGATTGTTCGCGACGGGGTTCGTTGTCGGGCCGTCGGTCCTGGGCATTACCCAAAACGTGAGCCAGCTTCGCGAGATTGCCGAGTTCGGCGTGGTGTTGCTTCTGTTCGTGGTCGGACTTGAGATGGCTCCGCGCAAATTGTGGGCGATGCGCACCCGGGTTTTCGGGTTGGGCTCGCTTCAAGTGGCGGTAAGCGGCGCGCTCCTGTTCGGCTTTCTCGTCGCCACCGCGCTGCCGTGGAACGTGGCGCTAGTCGTTGGCCTGGCGCTCGCACTGTCGTCTACAGCATTCGTCGCGCAGATTCTTTCCGAGCGGGCCGAGCTGAACACCGAGACGGGGCGGACTAGCATTTCGATCCTCATCTTACAGGATATGGCGGTCGTTCCCTTGCTGGCGATGGTTCCGCTCATTTCGGAGGGCGCGCCGCAGATCGCGGGCGAGCCAATCTGGCTGCGCGCGTTGATGATCATCGGCGTCATAGCCATCGTGCTGCTGATCGGGCGCTTCGTCTTGCCGGTCTTGCTCACTTGGACGGCGAAGCGGCGCTTCATGGACGTGTTCGCCGTGCTCTCAATGCTTGCGATGTTAGCCAGCGCCTGGGCGATGGAGTTCACGGGGTTGTCCATGGCGCTCGGCGCCTTTCTCATCGGGGTGACGCTGTCGGTGTCGGATTATCGCCATCAGGTCGAGGCGGCGGTGTTGCCCTACAAGGGACTACTGCTTGGGCTGTTTTTTCTCTCGGTCGGCATGTCGATCGACATCGCGGTGATAAAGCAGGAGTGGGTGCGGGTGATCTTCAGCGTACTCGCTGTCATCGGAATCAAGATCGCGGTCCTAATCGTGCTATGCGCTGCATTTCGGGTCTCGCGTCGGGCGACGATCCGCACAGCGTTCCTGCTCTCGCAAAGCGGCGAGTTTGGTTTCGTGCTACTGGGTTCTGCGCTGGCGAGCGGCCTCGTGGGCGAGGACCAGTTCGCCTTCGCCCTTGTCGTGATTTCTGTGTCGATGGCGGCGACGCCGGTTTTCGTCAAGCTCGGCAACGCGCTTGCCGACTTACTAGAAAGAGCGGGGCGCACATCTGCCCACTCCACGGCGGCCGACTGGGGCGAGGAAAAATACGTCGTGGTGACGGGAATTGGCAGGGTGGGGCGGATCGTTTGCGATATGCTCAAGGCTTCTGACATCCCCTACATCGCCTTCGATGTCGACATTGAGAAGGTGGTGCGGGAACGGAAGTTGGGCCACCATGTCCGCTTCGGTGACGTCAGCGACCCGCACGTACTGACCTCGGGAGAACTCGCTCGGGCTGCGGCGGCGGTAGTGACGCTGAACGACAAGCGAGCCTGCGAAAAGGTGGTTAGTGCGCTGCGCAATTTCTATCCAGAAATGCCTGTACATGTGCGCGTCTATAATTTCGAGGACCGAGACGCGATGCTGGAGCGCGGGGTCGTTTCGGCGATTCCCGAAACCGTGGAAGCGAGCCTCGAGCTCGGCGCGGACCTTCTGCAGCACCTCGGCATATCCGACTCTGAGGTCCAGGACTTGCTCGGTATATTACGCGCAGATGGCTACGCACGGATCCGTAGCGGCGAGGAGAGGGGGGGCTGA
- a CDS encoding aspartate aminotransferase family protein, which produces MTNYPDTGSRSAALFKRAQAVLPGGNSRQSVYRAPYPIYIQSAKGAVLTDVDGIERTDFLNNFTSLIHGHAHPDVIAAAAAQLPLGTCYAGPTEAEIMLAELICERLPSAERVRFANSGTEAVMMTIKAARAHTGRSKIAKCEGAYHGTYDYAEVSEGVGPDVWSASDPTAIATSRGTPAGVLSDVVVMPFNDPVAAERILTPEAGNLAAIIIDPLPNRCGLTPANQVFLKFLRDFADRHGIVLIYDEVISFRIGFNGAQGVFGVLPDLTALGKIVGGGFPVGAIAGREEVMSVFDPRASAVALPHAGTFNANPVTMVAGLTTMRLLDEKRLAELNALGEKARVAFRAAMADAGVAGQVTGAGSLFRLYLNDRPISDYRSAYVDADEKARMARLNRYFLNHGFMMAPYGMGNLSTALVEADITRFADVLRDGLRDQLRNAEDEAA; this is translated from the coding sequence ATGACAAATTATCCCGACACCGGCTCACGCTCCGCCGCGCTCTTTAAGCGTGCGCAAGCAGTGCTGCCCGGCGGCAACTCGCGGCAAAGCGTCTATCGTGCGCCGTACCCGATCTACATCCAATCGGCCAAAGGCGCGGTGTTGACCGATGTCGACGGCATCGAGCGCACGGATTTTCTCAACAACTTCACCTCACTCATTCACGGCCATGCACATCCGGACGTGATTGCGGCGGCGGCGGCGCAGCTTCCGCTCGGCACCTGTTATGCCGGCCCGACCGAGGCGGAGATCATGCTGGCGGAGCTGATTTGCGAGCGCTTGCCTTCAGCCGAGCGCGTGCGCTTCGCGAATTCCGGCACCGAGGCGGTGATGATGACTATCAAGGCGGCGCGTGCGCATACGGGCCGGTCGAAGATCGCGAAATGTGAAGGCGCCTATCACGGTACCTATGATTATGCCGAAGTGAGCGAAGGCGTCGGGCCGGACGTATGGTCAGCGAGCGACCCAACTGCCATCGCCACCTCGCGCGGCACGCCAGCCGGCGTGCTCAGCGATGTCGTCGTGATGCCGTTCAATGATCCGGTCGCGGCCGAACGTATCCTGACACCGGAAGCTGGCAACCTCGCGGCCATTATCATCGACCCGTTGCCCAACCGTTGCGGCTTGACACCCGCCAACCAAGTATTCCTAAAATTTCTTCGTGATTTCGCTGACCGCCACGGCATCGTCCTCATCTACGATGAAGTCATCAGCTTCCGCATTGGCTTCAATGGTGCGCAGGGCGTGTTTGGCGTGTTGCCTGACCTCACGGCGCTCGGCAAGATTGTCGGCGGCGGCTTTCCCGTCGGCGCTATCGCCGGGCGGGAAGAAGTCATGTCGGTGTTTGATCCACGGGCGAGTGCGGTCGCGCTGCCCCATGCCGGTACGTTCAACGCCAATCCAGTTACGATGGTGGCAGGGCTGACGACGATGCGCCTCCTAGACGAGAAGCGCCTGGCCGAATTGAACGCCTTGGGTGAGAAGGCGCGTGTTGCCTTCCGCGCCGCGATGGCCGATGCGGGAGTCGCCGGGCAAGTCACCGGCGCTGGCTCGCTGTTTCGGCTTTATCTCAACGACCGCCCGATCAGCGATTACCGCTCGGCCTATGTCGATGCCGACGAAAAGGCGCGCATGGCGCGGCTCAACCGCTATTTCCTCAATCACGGTTTCATGATGGCGCCCTACGGCATGGGCAATTTGTCTACCGCGCTCGTCGAGGCCGATATCACCCGTTTCGCCGATGTTTTGCGGGACGGATTGCGCGATCAATTGCGCAATGCCGAAGACGAAGCTGCCTAA
- the nhaR gene encoding transcriptional activator NhaR: protein MINYKHLHYFWSVAREGGVSRASERLNLTPQTISGQLSLLEEHLGVKLFSRVGRNLELTETGQLVLSYADEIFSLGGELENTIHRLPDDRPQLFRVGVVDVLSKSIAHRILQPALRMPDPVRMICRETGLDTLLAELSVHRLDLVLADSPVPPTVSTRSFSHKLGESAVSFFATAKLKKKLIGDFPQCLEGAPLLFPSTGNQLRSSIDQWLNKHRIYPQRIAEFDDSALMKAFGQEGVGIFIAPAVIEAEVERQYQVTVIGRVNEVKAHFYAISVERQVKHPVVSAIVEAARQSLFGDEK from the coding sequence ATGATCAACTACAAGCATCTACATTATTTCTGGTCGGTAGCTAGGGAGGGCGGCGTCTCTAGGGCCAGTGAACGGCTAAACCTGACACCGCAAACGATCAGCGGGCAACTGAGTTTGCTGGAGGAGCATCTGGGAGTGAAACTGTTCTCCCGGGTCGGCCGCAATTTGGAGCTCACTGAGACCGGGCAACTTGTATTGAGCTATGCTGATGAGATCTTCTCGCTGGGCGGTGAGTTGGAAAATACGATTCATCGGCTGCCTGACGACCGCCCCCAATTGTTTCGGGTTGGTGTTGTCGACGTGCTATCCAAGTCCATCGCCCATCGAATTCTTCAGCCTGCGCTGCGGATGCCGGACCCAGTACGCATGATTTGCCGCGAGACGGGTCTCGATACTTTGCTGGCAGAATTGTCCGTGCACCGCCTTGACTTGGTACTGGCCGACAGTCCTGTTCCTCCCACGGTCAGCACGCGAAGTTTTAGTCATAAACTTGGCGAGAGCGCGGTCAGCTTCTTTGCCACAGCGAAACTGAAAAAGAAGCTAATTGGTGATTTTCCCCAGTGTCTGGAAGGCGCACCGCTACTGTTTCCGAGTACCGGCAATCAACTGCGTTCCAGTATTGATCAGTGGCTGAACAAACATCGCATCTACCCGCAAAGAATTGCCGAGTTTGATGACAGCGCGCTGATGAAGGCTTTTGGGCAAGAAGGTGTCGGGATCTTCATAGCGCCCGCTGTTATCGAGGCAGAGGTGGAGAGGCAGTATCAGGTGACTGTGATTGGCCGGGTCAATGAGGTGAAAGCGCATTTCTACGCCATCTCCGTCGAGCGCCAAGTCAAGCACCCAGTCGTCTCCGCCATAGTGGAGGCAGCTCGTCAGTCGCTGTTTGGTGATGAAAAATAA
- the nhaA gene encoding Na+/H+ antiporter NhaA gives MKNKNTGANRIPKMKRGVYYAPWEKSFGKILTPFEEFIHRQTTSGLLLMCMAIVALVLANGPLASVYEHVVHTLISLDIGSWALEMTLHHWINDGLMALFFFVVGLELKRELLVGELAKLRNAILPIAAAIGGMVVPALIYFAFNPQGDAAAGWGIPMATDIAFAVGALALLASRVPKALITFLVALAIVDDLGAVMVIALFYTDTIAFGPLALCGGLFALLLAFNLVGIRNTMPYFIVAVLMWYAMQQSGVHATLAGILGALSVPAIPKYDPTRFSEHVKELIRRFDASHKPGKSIMTNIELRAVVQALKNSVHSVEAPLQRLEHTWHMPVAYFVIPIFALANAGIPLSSGSLGEILTNPVMHGVSLGLVVGKFIGITGASWLVLKLGVAELPKNTRFTQIAGVSLLAGIGFTMSIFVAQLGFGERNDLLLVAKTGIIAASLLAGVAGFIWLYLVSRPGEAED, from the coding sequence ATGAAAAATAAAAACACAGGAGCAAACCGTATTCCCAAAATGAAAAGAGGCGTTTATTACGCTCCCTGGGAAAAAAGTTTCGGCAAAATCCTCACGCCGTTTGAAGAGTTTATTCACCGCCAGACCACGAGCGGCTTACTGCTGATGTGTATGGCAATCGTCGCGTTGGTACTGGCCAACGGACCGTTGGCTTCCGTCTATGAGCATGTCGTACATACCCTAATCAGCCTCGACATCGGCAGTTGGGCGCTGGAAATGACCCTGCACCATTGGATCAATGATGGCCTAATGGCGCTATTTTTCTTTGTCGTCGGATTGGAACTTAAACGTGAGTTGCTGGTAGGAGAACTGGCGAAACTACGAAATGCCATCCTGCCGATTGCGGCGGCAATTGGCGGCATGGTTGTGCCTGCCTTGATATATTTTGCCTTCAACCCACAAGGCGACGCGGCGGCTGGATGGGGGATACCCATGGCCACCGACATCGCTTTCGCAGTTGGTGCCCTGGCTTTGCTGGCAAGCCGGGTGCCCAAGGCCTTGATCACCTTTCTGGTCGCTCTGGCGATTGTAGACGATCTGGGTGCCGTGATGGTGATTGCGTTATTCTATACCGACACCATTGCGTTTGGTCCCCTAGCGCTCTGCGGCGGTCTCTTCGCTTTGCTGCTGGCTTTCAATCTGGTCGGCATCCGCAATACCATGCCCTATTTTATTGTCGCGGTGTTGATGTGGTACGCCATGCAGCAATCAGGTGTGCACGCCACTCTGGCTGGCATATTGGGAGCGCTATCGGTCCCAGCGATACCAAAGTACGACCCGACACGTTTCAGTGAGCACGTCAAAGAACTCATAAGGCGTTTTGATGCCAGCCACAAACCTGGGAAAAGCATCATGACCAATATCGAGTTGCGTGCCGTCGTACAGGCCTTGAAAAACAGTGTGCACAGCGTTGAAGCCCCGTTGCAGCGATTGGAGCATACCTGGCATATGCCGGTGGCCTACTTCGTAATTCCAATCTTCGCCTTGGCCAACGCCGGCATTCCGCTATCTTCTGGTTCGCTGGGTGAAATTTTGACCAATCCGGTGATGCACGGTGTGTCGCTCGGTCTAGTGGTGGGCAAGTTCATTGGCATCACTGGGGCAAGTTGGCTGGTGCTGAAGCTGGGTGTGGCCGAACTACCGAAAAATACGCGGTTCACCCAGATCGCTGGTGTGTCGTTGCTGGCCGGGATCGGATTCACCATGTCCATATTTGTCGCTCAGCTCGGTTTTGGCGAGCGCAATGATTTGTTGCTGGTGGCCAAGACGGGCATTATTGCCGCTTCCCTGCTGGCGGGCGTGGCTGGATTCATTTGGCTCTACCTAGTTAGCAGGCCAGGAGAGGCGGAAGACTAG